Within the Salvia hispanica cultivar TCC Black 2014 chromosome 4, UniMelb_Shisp_WGS_1.0, whole genome shotgun sequence genome, the region TTTGTTTGTTTGTATGTGATAGTTGATATAGTTGATACGGATATTAATTGCATCTAAACTAAGAAGTTACGCACGGGAAGAAATATTAGACCGCTATGAACTAGATTAGGCATATACTCTATACATTATTAGTAAAACTATTTTTCGGTTTTAGTGTTGAGTGTGATaccaaacttatttttttcatgaatgtaaaataatagtactccctcaaataatagtatatgacTAAACTTAGATGCGACGTGGCGGCCATCAGTGAGACCAGGTAAGTAACGGACTGAACTGATTATTGGGCTGCCCTCACCAAAGATCGGGCCagaataattaatcaaattagtACCAGctcaattcaattaaatacataaagcCCAAATCAATTGGTCCAcaaatattcaacaaattCTACTTAAGAATCaagaaatagaatatttttatcaattccaTCGAGTCTTTGCTGTGATGGATTGGGGATGTTTTAGATGTGAATCGTTCTTAGCCAAGGATAAGGTcgtttaaattatattttttcgtTGACTTCTATAGAATTGTTActacttttgaattttttctcattatcCCACAATGgctaaaattaaaaccaatatatCAAATCGACTAGGATTGACAAAAAATCATGCCATTTAAAATATATCGGCATCTTTTTTTCtgacatttaaaatataatgacaTCATTTTGTCAACAACAATATCGTTTTATCATGTTAGATTTTACCATAATAGTTTGTATATAacaattattgaataattaagaaaatttgaaatgttatGATTTAATACTTtagtttcaaaaaaaaaattctgggATTAAATAGAAGTTAATCAAAActtatgatttaaataaaaattatcccTATAAAAGCTGTATCATATtccataaacaaataaaataaattttaagataatGAATTGcactaaaaacataaattaaacttAACTAAAATATTGTAGAGTATTGGATTGTTGATAAACATCTCTCTGATAAATGTAGACTAAAAGACAAATAACTAAAAAACAGATAAACTTGCCACAAAgatcaacttttttttaccgATTTCTTTTATTAGGAAAATAGAATCACACAATACAGTCGTGGTTGATTTGGTTATTTGCTATTTCTCGAGttcattcaaataatagaaggtcacaaacaaataaaaagaagtcCTCATCATTAATCCAAAACTGGGTTTCTATGTCAGTTTATTCTGGTAATGGTTACAAACCATAAAATTACAGATCCATAAATAGCACCACCAAAACAGAGAGATAGAATGTTGTAGTCGAAACAAAGTAAAACGCCTTCTTCTACGAACTAGAAGGAGAGGTCATCACCGAGAGAATGTCGGTAACAGAAGCCATGGCGGAAAGAGCAGCTTTAACAATATCTTGCGAGCAGCCCGGTTTAACTATGGCCCGCACCTTCTCGAGGTATTCCTGCAGTTCCTTGATGCGCCCCATGTAATCCTGATCCTCAACGCAGAGGGTCACGGGCCTAGCATCAGCACCTGGGCCTTCAAACTGGAGGGGGCCGGGGTTTCTGTAGACGTCATCCATTAAGAACTTGGCCGCGTTCTGTCTCAGCAAGCTGCCAAACAAATAACAAACATTCGTGTCATGTTTCTTTATCATGAGTAAAGGACACAAAGGGAGAAGCAAACAAGACATACTCGTAGGCCTTGCCCCTCAAATCAACTGTTGCGGGATAGAGGGCTGGTTGCCCATACCGCCTCACGGTCATCATAGCCTGAGAAGTGTGATTGGAACTTTCTTAATATCTTTACAATGTGAAGTATTGCGTTTGGAGCAATTTTTAGCAGGGTTAGAGATTGTACCGTGATAGGAGCAGCGCCACACCGCCACTTATTCACGGGGTTCTTCAAGTTGTTAACGGTTGCCATATAACCGTTCAACCCAGCAGCAATTATGTGATAGCCGATGTGACCAAGCACCTGCAATAACAACATTGCTACTAGTAAGATAGTCCTAAGAGACGTACAAAAAAACATATTGAGCAGAGAAGCAAAGATCACAGCCCCGTGATGTTGGCCTTACATATGCATAGTCACAATCAAATTTGGAAGGCAGTGATCCACGAGCTTGATAACCGAAGAAATGGCAAATTGCATTGAATTTCTTCCCCTTGTAGGTTCCTTCTTCCTGCAAGAAGATGCGAGTGTCGAGTGAGTAGAAAATCTGAAATTCAGTCTTAACACAGACAACAGGAATACCTAAAGGCTTGATAGAATGAAGTAGCAACATTTACTAACAATTccaaaactaatactccacaAAAGCTTGAGtattataatactcctactactataaaacaaaagaatgcAAAGTACTTACCAGTCGTTTATTCATTTCCTTTTCAACAAGATGAGCTAAGAGCTTTTCTGTCTCAATCTGTCAAGGTGATAACAACATTAGTTGATATGTGATTCACCTTGCTTAAAGATAAGAACAGAGAATTCTATATTAATTCAAGTACCTGAGAGAGCTGTGCAGAGTCATCCGATTCTGGGTGAAGAAGGAGCTATAACACAAAATTAACTTTAGCATTAGCAAATTATGGCagttatatatttaatgatcTGCAAAATATAACACAAGTACCTGATTCTTAATAAAAGGAGGCAGGAATTCAAACAACGCAGAAGCCCATGGTGATAGTTGACCAGAAATATTGTCAGCAGAGACACCTTTCCTGAGTAAACCATGAATTTCCTGGAAAGGTGCCAAATTATTACAGATGCACAATAGCTTCATATCCATATCAAATCAGAATATTTGTCTCAGGCACTAATCATTTCAGTTTCTTTTctactattttattctttcattcttgaaaaaatctcaaatcatTCTCTTAAGGACCAAGATAAGATTTTGTTGTCAATATTTAGTTTCAAAAGCCAGATCCCAATCAGTTTACCTGCAACAGAGAATACACTTCAGGAATACTTTCTATGAGCCCCTCGGGCAAGAGAACTACACCATGGTATTTatctgaaaaagaaaagtaagaacTTTTAGAAAGGATAAGTTGCTACAAGCACTGAAAAACCAACAAAAGCTATTGACTTTTTGACCTTGCTCAGCCCTTGCTTGAACAGCATCGCATAATTGTTTGGTGATGTCAGAAAGTGTAAGCTTAGATGCATCCACCTCTTCGGCAAGAATAACCTGTACAATTGtattaaataatcaaacctCCCTAAGAGACAGACGAATCATACaatatattgaagttcaatcttatgatgaaaatatccgatcaaaattgataacaagaaaagaaaagaggtCGGTACAAACCATATTGGGATGAGATTGAAGAGTGCACTCCAATGCAACTTGAGATGCCTTTCTTCCCATGAgtcttataaaataataatactgcATGGTAAAGAGAGTAAACATATTGGATTTTTCATGTGGATAAGAAAAGGTCCCACAAATTAGTTCGGTCAGAGAGCCAAGTAATATCCTGATTCCTGAAGGACCTCTAGCAATAATATGCAGAATTACATTAAAAACTTGCTCACCTTCTCTGCGGAGAGTGCATCAGTGCATACATTGCTGATCAGTTGGGAGTTAACCTAAAATAAGTAAACAAGAGTTATAATCATGTCTTTTTCTTATAGAATGAAAtgcatattttgtgtttttgggttggaattttataaatttgtttgtaGAGATTTAGTCGAGAACctatttaaatactactacagGATAAGAAAGATAAGAGGgtatcaaaataattcatcttGATCAAAGACATAGAGGCTAAGGGTACTAATGACTTGTCATGTTTAAAGGAAGCAATAAGAGTGACAGAAAGGAATCAATACGTAACAACTAGCATTGCCATGCCATTTCAACCCAAAGTCAGAGAGGAGAAATCAGGAACAGAAATTATTACCTTACAAATTGTGTCAAAACCCACATTTGTCTCAACAAAATGGTTTTTCAGATCTCCATTTAGTGTAACAGGAATACCAACAACCTGCAAAATTTAGCTATGTTAAGAATAAGGACAAACAAAGAATCAAACTGAAAAAACTGCATGGATGAGAATAGAAATTAGGTGCATGAAATAGTTCAGGATAACGAGGTCATGTGACATGGTCACAAAAGTAAAAGCAACAAGGAATATGTTAGAAGAAGCACAACTGCCATGTAGTATACCTTTGTCAAGCAATTCCTTTCTGCAAATGTTTCTGCAAGTCGGGCAGCATCCGTGTTTGATGTCACACCTTCATAAGCCAAAGAAAGAAAGTCAagaaactgaaataaaatgcATCATGGAAATTGGAAAGGTGGGAGAAAACAAACATACCCCCAATAATGACAAGAGCATCCAGCGTCAAAGTTGTGCATGCATTAAGTGCTGCATTGACTTGTTCTGTTGTTCTAATTTGATCTTTTGTCCGTCCCAGCAAATCATAACCACCTTTACAATATAACTCAACCAGCATAAGTGACCTGAGAATTCAACTAGCAGGTCGGATTTCCTAAAGTTTAACTAGCATGTCAGATGTACCTTGGTTTTTGTAGGTTGCAAGAATCTCATCACTGATCTCTAAAGTTTTTTGAGCAAATAAGCCTTCGGAACCACCTGGAAAATATGCGCAAGGCAtcaatatactattttttattaaaaaggaaCATAATCAGCCAAGAGCTTCGAAAAAGAGTAGACTCCTTACCCAAAAAGCCAAGCAACACACTTTTCGGGTTGTGCACTTTTAGAGCTTCGTAAAGGCCCCAAATTACATTATGTCCTCCAGGAGATTGTCTACCACAAAACACCACTCCCACCCTGTGACAAGATACACAGAAGTTAACTCAGtggtaattaaatttaatggagGAGAAATAAATCTACTTCAACATAAGTAAAAACGCAAACTATTCAAAGGTAATAGATAACATACCTAACTGCAGGCTGATCAGTAATAATTTGAGCATCAGCAACCTTAGCTGTAGCTCTGAGGAAATGTGCTAAACGTTGACCATAAGTGTGAGGAAAAGACTTCTTTATGGTGTGAGCACCTGAAGGGTCTGCAGCTGTAGTTGCATCACCAAACTCCACACGAACCTCAGTTCCCTGTCCAATGCATTCATATGTTGTAAGAATACATACAAAAATCAGTGTTTGCTGTCTAAGCAATAGAAGGTGAAAAATTGCACATGTACAAATTGAACAGATCCAGATCTAGATTCACGTATCTTAAAGATCTGAACTTCAGTTTCATTTTTCGGACACGGCTGGGGTTGTAaacaattcaaataattttggtTCCATTCAGTTTTccattcaaaaattttatatttggattCGAAATTTTAcacaattcatatattttccaattagtatactacaaatataaaaatgatgtaGATATACTTTTATACTAGTGTCACCCCATGCTTGCATTTGGTatgcaaaaatattataacatcatataaaaaatgatgatttaAAGAAAGGAATATACAAAGAGAGTGACAGAGCAGTATAAGTCCATAATGGAAAACTCTCCTAGTCTAATAAGTGAGACTTCACGATTTCTCAGACTAAAACCCCTTCTTCTCCCACAAGCTACACTCCTAcactactaattaatcaaatcaTTCGAGTTCAAtcatacattaaaaattagataCAAAATCACGATATTTGACTCAATTCAACCACACTCCTAGACTGGATCTGGACCGAAACTTGACTCAACGTAAACAAAAACATGACTCTGGATCTGGAACTAGCGAGATCCAGCACCTAATTCAGATCACCACACAAGCCTACTAAAAAAGCAGCACATTGCAACAACTGGCAGATGCACGAGAGAAAGCCAATCCAAAACAGAGGATCTACCGTATTTCACTAAACGCGAGCTCGTAAATTCACAGTACAAACTTTTCCGGTTCCAAACAAGTGAATTAACACCAGAATCAGCAATTGAAACAACAAAACGATCGTAAAAGCAGCGAAACGAGGATCGTAGAtggatagagagagagagacctgCAGGCATGGCGGGAGTTGAGGTTTGTAGAGTGTACGGAGCTGCTGCAGATCAGAGAGTTCCCTTGCAATACCGTAATCGGCGTCCATTTTTCTTCAACAAAACAGCAGCAGCGAATATGTatcgttttcttcttctcaattTCTTCGCTTTTGTGTGTCTATTTTATACTGAAAGGGGCGGTATTACCAACCAACCCGCTGCggtttgtttatttgttggcCACTCTAACTACGGCTTAGGgtttttactttcatttttttttaattttctgttattcatattatttctcatatttttatttttttataaatctatttgattaacatgtttattttattttattttcacttacTATACTTTTTGTATTCTATGCCGAAAAGTACAACTCAATTAACATAGGATGAAGGGAATGCTACTAGTCGTCCCACGACCACGTTAATTGagtttttcataattttccaagataaatgaatcattttctcatttacttttactaCACCGTATCTCATAGTAGTACTTTGTATTCTCGTCATCAAATTCGTACTCAACATGCGAcgaatgaaatatttcatacaataaataatgttgaaaataataaaattaattgtggGACAGATGATCAGACTACGCTGAGGACATGAGAGATCATTTGAATTTAGACTTTTATAATGCCGTACTCTCTCATATACACATTCTCTGGTTTTTTTATAAGCGTTAGCAATATCTAAGTACTACTAATTGACTAAAATTAGAATGTTGAAATTGAGATATACCTCCAAATGagtcatattcatattcattatGTTTTGGATATGCACATGATCTTATTATAgcttgaatttatttttttttaagtgtaGTATGGTTaggtggaaaatgaaaaaaacctTTACTCTCATTAGTCATTTTTAGGTGAGGAAAAAAGCCATCTCACCTATAATCATCGAGGTCTTATGTTATGTCACTTGGAGTTGGATTTTCCAAGAAGtgcaaataatatttaatgggaTGATACATTGAATTATTATTGACAAAAACTTTTGTTGCAATACAAAGGCATAGTAGTAATAAAGCAAATGGACCAtccatataattaaaatgtatttCCAGAAATACCCTTCACTTACCAACTTTATGCTATAGCGTAAAGATGAAATTTTGTGATCCAAAATCTCAAAGAGAATATGCTGAATCATATATCCAGAATATTACATGGACCAACTTTCAAACTAATCTTTAAAAATTCGCTGCTTTGTGAATATCGTCAACCGACGGGCCCCACTCCAATCCCAACAAccctattttttatattttatattaaatactactactggTATTTGTTATATTGCTTATATTTCCGTTAGTccttattaatatattaatttttactacattttaaaattaaatgcgTATATTTATCGAGGTCTAATGTTTTGTCACTTGGAGTTGGATTTTCCAAGAAGtgcaaataatatttaatgggatgatacattgaaatattattgacatttatttaaaaaaacttttattGCAATACAAAGGCATATACACTTAGGGCAGGGTATTCGGTCGGTTCGGTTAGAACCGAATCAAATACCCGGTTAACCAAAATCTAAAGGAACCGATATTGAGacaccgaaccgaaaccgaattTGCCTCGGTTCGGTTCCTAATCGAACTAGGTCAGTTCGGTTCCGGTTAaccaaaccggaaccgaaattcaaaaataggtgatttagaaatttgaactttaattcttcattaattGATCATCTGTTAATGGAATGAGTTGATAATAAAGATCAAGtcaatttgatttgtttttcttttccgAATTCTCCTATTTGAAGATTCTCCATTTTGCGGAATTAATATGTTTAATAGTAATCGTGCCGTGTTCACATAAAATTTGCAATGATCACAACAATTATATAGGAAGGAGAACTAACTTAATTTAGTTGGAGAAtgaataaacaattaaaagggTGTAACAATCCAAATATCTGAAGATTAAATTCGCTGCTTTGTGAATATCGTCAACCGACGGGCCCCACTCCAATCCCAACAAccctattttttatattttatattaaatactactactggTATTTGTTATATTGCTTATATTTCCGTTAGTccttattaatatattaatttttactacattttaaaattaaatgcgTATATTTATCGAGGTCTAATGTTTTGTCACTTGGAGTTGGATTTTCCAAGAAGtgcaaataatatttaatgggatgatacattgaaatattattgacatttatttaaaaaaacttttattGCAATACAAAGGCATATACACTTAGGGCAGGGTATTCGGTCGGTTCGGTTAGAACCGAATCAAATACCCGGTTAACCAAAATCTAAAGGAACCGATATTGAGacaccgaaccgaaaccgaattTGCCTCGGTTCGGTTCCTAATCGAACTAGGTCAGTTCGGTTCCGGTTAaccaaaccggaaccgaaattcaaaaataggtgatttagaaatttgaactttaattcttcattaattGATCATCTGTTAATGGAATGAGTTGATAATAAAGATCAAGtcaatttgatttgtttttcttttccgAATTCTCCTATTTGAAGATTCTCCATTTTGCGGAATTAATATGTTTAATAGTAATCGTGCCGTGTTCACATAAAATTTGCAATGATCACAACAATTATATAGGAAGGAGAACTAACTTAATTTAGTTGGAGAAtgaataaacaattaaaagggTGTAACAATCCAAATATCTGAAGATTATGAATTTGTTACTATGATTGTAACGAAAATTCGAAGGAACTTTTATGATAAGTAGTAAATGTGTATGATTTTGACCCGTCATCACTTGATCAGGTCGGTGAGAAAAGTCCAACTCAAAAATCAACAATTCAAACTTTATGTATGTACTTtatattagaaattaaaaaataaaaataacctATAACTTGCTTaatctaacaaaataaaaaagtttacCACCTACtaaatccaaaatttgaaatatttataaaagtaaacaACTCCAATCTCCAAGCTTCCGAAACAACAAGGTCAATCAATCAAAGTATACAACCTACTTATAATATGCTTAATccaaaagttaaaatattcaaaaacgaAGTTTACAACGTGTTCAATCCAAAAGTTGAAATATTCAACAAAGTAAACAACTTCAAGTTCAAAGATTCCAAAACAACAATATCAATCCATCAAAGTTTACAACCTACTCAATTCAACAAGTATTCAaagttcaaatattcaaaaaaaaccccaagttcaatattttcaaattccaaaacaaatgcacgaaaaaatttaagtttcaTCATGATCACTTGAACAAGTTCTTTCcaattctctcaattctgCATCGTCCAATGGCCACGTCACTTTGCCATCCTTATGTAGTTCCACcaccactataaaaaataatgaattaaagaaaatgagttcaaaatgaagaataaataaatatattagtaaataGCGATGAATACTCACTTTCATAGTATTTCTTTTGCAAAAATGGTATTGGTTCTCCTTCTTCCATGAGATCGGCAGAACTAGAACTGGACCTCAACCAATCCTCGGAGCACACCAAAGCTTCTACCATTTCCAGTGCCAAAGAGTTTCTAAATATCGACATCACACGCCCCCCATGCTGAATGCCGACTCAGAAGCAACGCTTGATATAGGAATAGCAATGATATCTCTAGCCATCTCTGATAGAATAGGATAGGAAATACCGTATGTCTTCCAccacataagaatatcaaaatCATCATCTTTATTGGCCGGGTATTGCCTCTCTGCGAAGTAACGAGAGAGCTCTGAGCttccatcttcatcatcatcatcctcaCTAGCAACACAGAGAATGTTGATACAGATAATTGATAGGAGGTAAAGGCCGTCAAACAGATTTCTCACACTAACTCCTggacaaaatacaaaataccGTAGAGAGTAAAATAGAATCTGGAATTTGAAATGGTCGGCTTTATTGAAAGAAAACTGAATTGCAAAACAGGAAAGGGAAATCCTCCGCAGAGGCCTAATCCTCAAGGAGGCCTACGAGAAAAACTCGTCCAATAAACTGATCTCTCCAAGATGGTTTTCACCATTTAAGAGCctcaatatatatacttacAAAATGAGAGAAATCTGCAACTAacttaattcaaaattcaaatctactaacaactaactaattaaagaaataaattaagaaataaaatctaatcaAATCCTAACTAATGCTGACTAAGTATGCATATGATAATTGATAGGAGGTAAAGGCCGTCAAACAGATTTCTCACACTAACTCCTggacaaaatacaaaataccGTAGAGAGTAAAATAGAATCTGGAATTTGAAATGGTCGGCTTTATTGAAAGAAAACTGAATTGCAAAACAGGAAAGGGAAATCCTCCGCAGAGGCCTAATCCTCAAGGAGGCCTACGAGAAAAACTCGTCCAATAAACTGATCTCTCCAAGATGGTTTTCACCATTTAAGAGCctcaatatatatacttacAAAATGAGAGAAATCTGCAACTAacttaattcaaaattcaaatctactaacaactaactaattaaagaaataaattaagaaataaaatctaatcaAATCCTAACTAATGCTGACTAAGTATGCATATCCTGCGATATGCATATCTGTATCAAATGTTACAAGAACTTTTACCAAGATATCGAAGATTAGTCGATCTACTTGACATTTGGCTAGCTGAAGCTGTTCATGGTTGTGTTTGGTCAGCCGCTAGAGTGAATTCTTTCTTGTACAACTCAAATAAGTCAAAGACTGACTTTCTCAACTCCTCTGCCAACTCATTTCCCCGTGCGAGTCACCATACAACGTCTTCAAACAATGCTGCACATGCTTCATCTTTTGTCTAGGATCTAGCATTGCAGCAATGTACAAAATTTTGTTCATGTTTGGATTAAGCTCATCTTCCTCCAACCAATACTTACCAAGCTTTTCCATCATCTTCTTGGCCATGTATCTAATCTCAGAATCTTCATcatcctcgtacaattttatGATAAGGAATATGTCACACATCTCCATTAAGAATGAATGTGATGTGCCATACGTGGTGCCAGAGACCAGACGAGTCATAACATAAAACGATCGGAGAAAACTACACATCTTCCTCACTTCAATCCAATCTTCTTCTCCAGGTACGCCAACTGTGAGGTCGTTGTGTTTCAGGTTTCTCAAATCCCTACCAAACTGGGGAGTGACGTTGCTATACAGCTTCATAGCCAACTCATATGTCAATGCCGCCTCAAGCATTAAGTAAGCCGAGTTCCATCTAGTAGGTACATCTTGACAAAAGATTTTTTTGGTATCAACCTTACATACCTTGGAAATATCCTTGAAGTCCTTAGACCTTGTGGATGAACCCTTTATCCATTTCAAGGCTTCTCTAACTCGTACAACAACCATGCCTATTTGTTTCGTGCCTTCTTCGACAATCAAGTTAAGTATGTGTGCAACACACCTCTGATGAAAATATTGCCCATCGGCAACAAGCATGCCTCTTGCATTGAAGGCGGACTTCATTTCCTTGATTGCCACACCATTGTTTTTAGCATTATCCATGGTGAAACAAAAAATCCTCTGAATGCCCCAGTTCGTAAGGGCCTTTATCAACACCTTAGCAATGTCATCCCCCTCATGACTAGTAATGTCAAAGAAGCTGATTATTTTCTTGTGCAGCCTCCATTCCTTGTCGATGAAATGTGATGTAACACAAATAAAGCTTGTGTTATTGACTCCAGTCCAACATTCGGTGATGATTGATACTCTACTCATGCCTGGTCTGGAGAAAACCACTTTCACTAGTTCCCTCCCCTCTAGAAACATCTTTACACAATCCGATCTTACCGTGTATCTGCTCGGGATATTAAAGTTTGGTACCATATCACGGCAGAATAAACGAAATCCCTCTCGTTCCACCAATCTGAATGGTAGTTCATCAAGAACAATCATCATGCATAATGCGTATCTGCCCCTTTCTTGGATGTCTTGCCTCAGTTCATCTTGGCTGAGTGGTGTTTGATTCTTTTCcgcttcatttttattcaaacatGAAGCATGATGCTTCCACATAGCGGATGTGCCATTGTGCTTCGGATCAGCAAGTATACACGTTCCACACAGTGtgcatttccctttttgaatTGAATCTTCAAACACTTTATCAAAGTTTTTCCATATAGCCGATCTTACTACTGCTTTACGCTTTTTTTATGCCGGCGGCACCATTTCCTCTCCCTCTTCCTCTCCCTTGAGCCCTAGTTCTTCAACTTCAATATCTTCAAGTACACTATCATGGATTGGCTTATTGCTCCCTAAACTAAGTCTTGAGAGTAAGACTCTGAATTTGACATCTTCAAGTACAAATCTACACCAAAACACATACTTATTAGAGAAAGGACAAATGCAAAGAAGTAGTACTAACATTTACTAGAATAGCATCTTGTAGAAAGCACAATATTTCAagaaactcaaactcaaactcaaacatCTAGCTTCTAAAACCATACACCGTCGTAGTATAGAGTTTATAATCCTCAAGCAGCAGCTATAACAAATATACATTAGCAATGACTTGATATATATTctcaaaccaaaaaattaattaatccacaACAAATTACACATCATGAACCCACTAATACCCCACAATATTTCAACAAATTACACAACAAATTACCATAATCTTAGTCTTTTCAGATTCTCATGCATCCTGATATAAAAGCACACAGCTACtctaaattagtaaattatatAAGAACTCTAACTGGAACAAAGTTTTggatttcatcaaaatcaactagTTCCTAATATAGCCGATGTATTACCATCAAAATCAACTAGTTCCTAATATACTCAAAAGTCAATACAACATCTTTCCACCTTAATTATTCAGATTTCAGAATGCTTGTATGAATGTGCTGCGTCGCTGGTGAGGAGGAGTCGGCGCGGTGGGCAGGCAGGCTGGGAGTCGCCGGGCGGTGGGAAGGCGGAGTCGGCGCGGCAGTGGGGTGTCTCAGATTCTCAGTGGCCGGTGCCGCGGTGGTGTGGTGTGGCCGTGTGGTGGGGAAGGAGGATGAGTAGCAGTGCAGGTAATCAGATTCAAAAAACGACgtgaaactaaaaaattaggGCTAAGtagtttagatttttttataaaaattaataaatgaaatgaattaaatttttaataaaagattCGGTTCTAAACGGTTCTACTTGGTTTTAACCGATTGGACCCGAACCGAATCGATAACCAATAGACGCATTACGTTTGGAACCGAACCTAATCGAGAACCGAAAAATTCgattctcggttaaccgagaaaTGTGACAAGCGGTTCGGTCAACGGTTAACCGAGGAACCGATGACCGAATTACCAGCCCTAGATTAAGGTGTGCAAATGAAGCCATGAATTGCAAATGACATCAATTAGGTTTAGTGAGAAACGCAGTCCCCTGTTTCCCTCTCTTTCTAtggattgaaaataaaataaataaagtattttttttcatggataagaagacgaagaatatttattatttacagttttattagtatattcgttcaatggagtaata harbors:
- the LOC125222902 gene encoding pyrophosphate--fructose 6-phosphate 1-phosphotransferase subunit alpha, encoding MDADYGIARELSDLQQLRTLYKPQLPPCLQGTEVRVEFGDATTAADPSGAHTIKKSFPHTYGQRLAHFLRATAKVADAQIITDQPAVRVGVVFCGRQSPGGHNVIWGLYEALKVHNPKSVLLGFLGGSEGLFAQKTLEISDEILATYKNQGGYDLLGRTKDQIRTTEQVNAALNACTTLTLDALVIIGGVTSNTDAARLAETFAERNCLTKVVGIPVTLNGDLKNHFVETNVGFDTICKVNSQLISNVCTDALSAEKYYYFIRLMGRKASQVALECTLQSHPNMVILAEEVDASKLTLSDITKQLCDAVQARAEQDKYHGVVLLPEGLIESIPEVYSLLQEIHGLLRKGVSADNISGQLSPWASALFEFLPPFIKNQLLLHPESDDSAQLSQIETEKLLAHLVEKEMNKRLEEGTYKGKKFNAICHFFGYQARGSLPSKFDCDYAYVLGHIGYHIIAAGLNGYMATVNNLKNPVNKWRCGAAPITAMMTVRRYGQPALYPATVDLRGKAYDLLRQNAAKFLMDDVYRNPGPLQFEGPGADARPVTLCVEDQDYMGRIKELQEYLEKVRAIVKPGCSQDIVKAALSAMASVTDILSVMTSPSSS